TTGGCATCCTCTTCCCAGACAATCAGGGCGTCGGGGACCAGCCAGCCACCATCAACCGCACTTTGCAGCGCTTGCTCGCCGAGAGCCTTTAGGTAAGGCGGGTCCATGAAGACCAAATTGAATGGCTCGATTGTGCCTGCCGCTCCAAGTTTGGTTGCGTCACGCCGAAAGATCTTGGCGACACCATTCAGACCCAACGTCTCCATGTTGGAGCGGATCAGGCCGCGCCCCTCGATGCCATCCTCGACAAACAAAGCGGCTTTTGCGCCGCGTGACAAAGCCTCACACCCAAGCGCTCCTGTTCCGGCAAACAGA
This genomic stretch from Cohaesibacter intestini harbors:
- the rsmD gene encoding 16S rRNA (guanine(966)-N(2))-methyltransferase RsmD gives rise to the protein MAPFSFSSQTQSQPSFSRESQSMRIVGGRLKGKTLASPKSQSIRPTTDRVRETLFNILAHSYDHAVTDARVLDLFAGTGALGCEALSRGAKAALFVEDGIEGRGLIRSNMETLGLNGVAKIFRRDATKLGAAGTIEPFNLVFMDPPYLKALGEQALQSAVDGGWLVPDALIVWEEDAKAELAIPQDFESLDQRNYGDTQLVFLRYLGQE